A genomic stretch from Desulfocurvibacter africanus subsp. africanus DSM 2603 includes:
- a CDS encoding iron ABC transporter substrate-binding protein, whose product MDPLRLPVTSLLCALLFCLCTSTALAGPTHTITDAHGRTVSVPVQVERVICSGPGCLRLLSYLQAQERVVAVDDIETRRNTFDARPYALANPQFKNLPVFGEFRGHDNPERILNLEPSPQAIFKTYSTMGHEPELLQTKTGIPVIVLKYGNLTYDRQNLNHALRLMGEVLGKTERAEAVIAYFDALQADLTLRTRDIPTDQRISCYVGGLAARGPHGFHSTEPSYPPFVFTNARNLAATLAPEGKSLSQAVVAKEQIVAWDPDVLFLDLSTLQLGDSAGGLHELRTDPAYRSLTAVRKGRVFGVLPFNWYSENFGSIFADGYFVGKTLYPERFADVDPATKADEIYAFLVGKPVFGQMNALFRNLAFQPVPVK is encoded by the coding sequence ATGGACCCCCTCCGACTACCCGTCACCTCACTGCTCTGTGCGCTGCTGTTCTGTCTATGCACCAGCACGGCCTTGGCCGGCCCGACTCACACCATCACCGACGCCCATGGGCGCACTGTGTCTGTACCAGTCCAGGTCGAGCGGGTCATCTGCTCGGGGCCGGGATGCCTGCGCCTGTTGAGCTATCTTCAGGCGCAGGAGCGCGTCGTGGCCGTGGACGACATCGAGACTCGGCGCAACACGTTCGACGCCCGGCCCTATGCCCTGGCCAACCCGCAATTCAAGAACCTGCCCGTGTTCGGTGAGTTTCGCGGCCACGATAATCCCGAACGTATCCTGAACCTGGAGCCCTCGCCGCAGGCGATCTTCAAGACCTACTCGACCATGGGGCATGAGCCTGAACTGCTGCAGACCAAAACAGGCATCCCTGTAATCGTGCTCAAGTACGGAAACCTTACCTACGACAGACAAAACTTGAATCACGCCCTGCGCCTCATGGGCGAAGTGCTGGGCAAGACCGAGCGAGCCGAGGCGGTCATCGCCTACTTCGACGCCCTCCAGGCCGACCTGACGCTGCGCACGCGCGATATCCCGACTGATCAGCGCATATCCTGCTACGTGGGCGGCCTCGCGGCACGTGGGCCGCACGGCTTCCACTCCACCGAGCCGTCCTACCCGCCCTTCGTGTTCACCAACGCACGCAACCTGGCCGCCACTCTCGCGCCCGAGGGCAAGAGCCTGTCCCAGGCCGTGGTGGCCAAGGAACAGATAGTGGCCTGGGATCCGGACGTGCTTTTCTTGGACCTGTCCACCTTGCAACTTGGCGACTCGGCCGGCGGACTGCACGAGTTGCGCACGGACCCGGCCTACCGCAGCCTGACGGCCGTGCGCAAGGGGCGGGTGTTCGGCGTGCTTCCCTTCAACTGGTACTCCGAAAATTTCGGCTCCATCTTCGCCGACGGCTACTTCGTGGGCAAGACGCTTTATCCCGAGCGCTTCGCGGACGTCGATCCGGCGACCAAGGCTGACGAGATCTACGCCTTCCTGGTCGGCAAGCCCGTGTTCGGGCAGATGAACGCGCTATTCCGTAACCTGGCCTTTCAGCCAGTGCCGGTGAAGTAG
- a CDS encoding FecCD family ABC transporter permease has protein sequence MPHFEDGVIPAEYSAYISRKTLLLIGLVGLSGLLLVTAVSLGAVRIPLADVLRTLLGQADNTRLALIIWNIRLPQALAAILAGIGLAVAGAAMQSILRNPLGSPFTLGVSQAGAFGAAFSVMVLGSGIMQSANAGAVTILNPWLTTACAFAFCLLAALVIVAVARLRGTTPEVMVLAGVALGSLFTAGTMLLQYFADDVQLAAMVFWTFGDTARAGWREIGIMAGVVVPAMVFFIANRWNYNAIDAGDETAHGLGVLVERVRLTGMLAACVLTATVVSFLGIIGFVGLVCPHIARRMIGDDHCFLLPASCLLGGALLLAADTAARLALAPHVLPVSVLTAFLGAPTFLFLLVRGRR, from the coding sequence GTGCCCCATTTCGAGGACGGCGTAATCCCGGCCGAGTATTCAGCCTACATCAGCCGCAAGACACTCCTTTTGATCGGCCTCGTGGGCCTGTCGGGCCTATTGCTGGTAACAGCCGTATCCCTGGGTGCGGTGCGCATCCCCTTGGCGGACGTGCTGCGCACGCTGCTGGGCCAAGCCGACAACACGCGCCTGGCGCTCATCATCTGGAACATCCGCCTGCCCCAGGCTCTGGCCGCCATTCTGGCCGGCATAGGCCTGGCCGTGGCCGGCGCGGCCATGCAGTCCATCCTGCGCAATCCGCTCGGCTCGCCCTTCACCTTGGGCGTGTCCCAAGCCGGGGCTTTCGGCGCGGCTTTCTCGGTCATGGTGCTGGGATCAGGAATCATGCAAAGCGCCAACGCCGGGGCCGTGACCATCCTGAACCCATGGCTGACCACGGCCTGCGCCTTCGCCTTCTGCCTGCTGGCGGCCCTGGTCATCGTGGCCGTGGCGCGCTTGCGCGGGACCACGCCCGAGGTCATGGTCCTGGCCGGAGTGGCCCTGGGCTCGCTGTTCACGGCCGGAACCATGCTCCTGCAATACTTCGCCGACGACGTGCAGTTGGCGGCCATGGTCTTCTGGACCTTCGGCGACACGGCCCGCGCTGGCTGGCGCGAAATCGGCATCATGGCCGGGGTCGTGGTTCCGGCCATGGTCTTCTTCATCGCCAACCGGTGGAACTACAACGCCATCGACGCGGGCGACGAAACCGCGCATGGCCTGGGCGTGCTCGTGGAGCGCGTGCGCCTGACCGGGATGCTCGCGGCCTGCGTGCTCACGGCGACCGTCGTGTCCTTTCTCGGCATCATCGGCTTCGTGGGCCTGGTCTGTCCGCATATAGCCCGGCGCATGATCGGGGATGATCACTGCTTTCTGCTGCCCGCTAGCTGCCTGCTTGGCGGGGCGTTGCTGCTCGCGGCGGACACGGCCGCGCGGCTGGCCCTGGCCCCGCACGTGCTGCCCGTGTCCGTGCTCACGGCTTTCCTGGGCGCGCCTACCTTCCTGTTTCTTTTGGTCCGGGGGCGGCGATGA
- a CDS encoding ABC transporter ATP-binding protein: MILHAKDLCFGYDGRQVLDSLGFDIAAGEILAVLGPNGVGKTTLLKCLNAMHRPRGGAVLVEGLDVFRMARAEVAKRLSYVAQRAEAGRMTAFDAVLLGRKPHMGWRASARDLRLVEAALRHVGLSHLALRSIDRMSGGELQKVCIARALVQEPQIMLLDEPTSSLDLRNQLEVLRTIRHVVEGHGMAAIMTMHDLNTALRFAHRLLLIKDGRVHALCTPDELGPEVIESVYGVAVDIVHHGRQPFIIPKDI, from the coding sequence ATGATCCTGCACGCTAAAGACCTCTGCTTCGGATACGACGGTCGCCAGGTGCTGGACAGCCTGGGTTTCGATATAGCGGCCGGTGAGATACTGGCAGTGCTTGGGCCCAACGGCGTGGGCAAGACCACGCTGCTCAAGTGCCTGAACGCCATGCACAGGCCCAGGGGCGGCGCGGTGCTGGTCGAGGGTCTGGACGTGTTCCGCATGGCCCGCGCCGAGGTTGCCAAGCGGTTGAGCTACGTGGCGCAGCGCGCTGAAGCCGGGCGCATGACCGCCTTCGACGCCGTGCTGCTGGGCCGCAAGCCGCATATGGGCTGGCGCGCATCGGCCAGGGATCTGCGCCTAGTCGAGGCAGCCCTGCGCCACGTAGGCCTGAGCCATCTAGCCCTGCGTTCCATCGACCGGATGAGCGGCGGCGAATTGCAAAAGGTCTGCATCGCCCGCGCCCTGGTTCAGGAGCCCCAAATTATGCTGCTGGACGAGCCGACCAGCTCCCTGGACCTGCGCAACCAGTTGGAGGTGCTGCGCACCATCCGGCACGTGGTCGAAGGCCACGGTATGGCCGCGATCATGACCATGCACGACCTGAACACGGCCCTGCGCTTCGCGCACCGGCTCCTGTTAATCAAGGACGGCCGCGTCCACGCCCTGTGCACGCCCGACGAACTGGGCCCCGAGGTCATCGAGTCCGTCTACGGCGTGGCCGTGGACATAGTGCACCACGGCCGGCAACCGTTCATCATCCCCAAGGACATCTGA
- a CDS encoding FmdE family protein — MGCSLSTEQIAKTIEFHGHECPGLSIGLRAAELCLRELGHNDQSPLVAVSETDMCGADAIQFLTGCTYGKGNFIHRDHGKMAFSFHRRSDGKALRALLRPDAYGPAGVEMRELMKRIVDGTASEEEKRRSQELRAQVQKAIMDADLEILFSIEAIESLPPRPARILDSLACAHCGELTMESRTRRFGGETLCIPCFEQVEQKI; from the coding sequence ATGGGCTGTTCTTTAAGTACCGAGCAAATCGCCAAAACCATTGAATTCCATGGGCACGAGTGCCCTGGCCTGAGCATCGGCCTGCGCGCCGCCGAGCTTTGTCTGCGCGAGCTGGGCCACAACGATCAGAGCCCCCTCGTGGCCGTGAGCGAAACGGACATGTGCGGGGCGGACGCCATCCAGTTCCTCACGGGCTGCACCTACGGCAAGGGCAACTTCATCCATCGCGACCATGGCAAGATGGCCTTCAGTTTTCATCGCCGGTCGGACGGCAAGGCCCTGCGCGCGCTGCTCAGGCCCGATGCCTACGGTCCGGCCGGCGTGGAGATGCGCGAGTTAATGAAGAGGATCGTGGACGGCACGGCCAGCGAGGAGGAGAAACGCCGCTCGCAGGAGCTGCGTGCGCAGGTCCAGAAAGCAATTATGGACGCCGACCTGGAGATCCTGTTCAGCATAGAGGCCATCGAGTCCCTGCCACCCAGGCCAGCGCGCATCCTGGATAGCCTGGCCTGCGCCCATTGCGGCGAGTTGACCATGGAGTCGCGCACCCGTCGCTTCGGCGGCGAGACCCTGTGCATCCCCTGCTTCGAGCAGGTAGAGCAAAAGATCTGA
- a CDS encoding 4Fe-4S binding protein: protein MTQGESRSPRKERLAFPSSVRLSTYMRIPLPMKPSTRAFLDEARRTPGFTVFDRLHAYVYGRWCYLYIAMAKGQHPASRLIYPLLAGLGKFSRLLSGGGTDPDRGKKVFADSYHGKAVSLDSARKLISVGREVSLELPEQVIPYTQARDIVLKNPTLIAALDCPCRAASPNPCLPLSVCLLVGDPFASFMLEHHPKRTRRISVQEALDILSAEDARGHAHHAFFKDAMLGRFYAICNCCSCCCGAMQAHKRGVPMLASSGYVCRVETEHCAGCGACTEACPFGAMGIRDDHAWVDEKQCMGCGVCLTRCDHQALHLEREPSRGDPLEIEALLNAKSP, encoded by the coding sequence ATGACGCAGGGAGAAAGCAGAAGCCCGAGAAAGGAGAGGCTTGCATTTCCCTCATCTGTCCGGCTATCTACATACATGCGAATACCCCTGCCAATGAAGCCCTCCACACGCGCCTTCCTGGACGAAGCCCGCCGCACGCCGGGCTTCACGGTCTTCGACAGGCTGCACGCCTATGTCTACGGCCGCTGGTGCTATCTCTACATAGCCATGGCCAAGGGCCAGCACCCCGCCTCCAGGCTGATCTACCCGCTCCTGGCCGGCCTGGGTAAGTTTTCCAGGCTGCTGAGCGGCGGCGGGACCGATCCTGACAGAGGGAAAAAAGTATTTGCCGATTCGTACCACGGCAAGGCCGTGTCCCTCGACTCGGCGCGCAAGCTCATCAGCGTGGGACGTGAAGTGAGCCTGGAGCTGCCCGAACAGGTCATCCCGTACACCCAGGCCCGCGACATAGTGCTTAAGAACCCGACGTTGATCGCGGCCCTGGACTGCCCCTGCCGCGCGGCCTCGCCAAACCCCTGCCTGCCTCTGAGCGTATGCCTCCTCGTGGGCGATCCGTTCGCCTCGTTCATGCTGGAACACCACCCCAAGCGCACCCGGCGCATCAGCGTGCAGGAGGCTTTGGACATCCTCTCGGCCGAGGACGCGCGCGGCCACGCGCATCATGCCTTTTTCAAGGACGCCATGCTGGGACGCTTCTACGCCATCTGCAACTGCTGCTCGTGCTGTTGCGGAGCCATGCAGGCCCACAAGCGCGGGGTGCCCATGCTGGCATCCTCGGGCTACGTCTGCCGGGTCGAGACCGAACATTGCGCGGGCTGCGGCGCCTGCACGGAGGCCTGTCCCTTCGGCGCGATGGGAATCCGCGACGACCACGCCTGGGTGGACGAGAAGCAATGCATGGGCTGCGGCGTATGCCTGACGCGTTGCGATCACCAAGCCCTGCACCTTGAGCGCGAGCCGTCCCGTGGCGACCCTCTGGAGATCGAGGCTCTCCTGAATGCTAAAAGCCCCTGA
- a CDS encoding GAF domain-containing hybrid sensor histidine kinase/response regulator, which yields MKTYDISYQKALERLVKASRDLSRAREIRDIAAVVRSAARDLMGADGATFILREGDLSYYADESAIRPLFKGMRFPMEKCIGGWVMLHRQPAAIEDISADERIPPGVYEPTFVKSLLVVPVHREEPTAAIGAYWARRHRPSRRELSVLQALADATSVAMENVRLYAELQERIAELESQKALAVAATRAKSEFLANMSHEIRTPLNAILGMAELAERRCPQHVKEHFKLIRQSGRALLDIINDILDLSRIEAGRFAPQRKPFQPREALDSVLGPMSMIAEEKGLALNLAVSPTVPVWLVGDEGRLRQVLTNLLGNALKFTERGRIELHVAREPSDLQHPEAVRLHFSVRDTGIGIPAERQQAIFQSFSQAEASAHAKYGGTGLGLTISKELVERMGGRIWVDSEPGLGSTFHFTAEFDRMERQLERPMATNGRTATSTKPLNILLAEDNPINQFVLTEMLKVRGHAVTVAATGREALDRLAERPFEVVLMDAQMPEMDGVEATRRIREGQVPGAPANIPIIALTAYALSGDRERFLNAGMDDYIPKPVDMDDLDAKLNAIPRR from the coding sequence ATGAAGACTTACGACATTTCTTACCAGAAGGCCCTGGAAAGACTGGTCAAGGCCAGCCGGGATCTATCTCGGGCGCGGGAAATCAGGGATATCGCGGCCGTGGTCCGCTCTGCGGCCAGGGACCTCATGGGCGCGGATGGAGCCACCTTCATCCTGCGCGAAGGAGACTTGTCCTACTACGCCGACGAGAGCGCCATAAGGCCCCTTTTCAAGGGCATGCGCTTCCCCATGGAAAAGTGCATCGGCGGGTGGGTCATGCTGCATAGGCAGCCGGCGGCCATTGAAGATATCTCCGCCGACGAACGCATCCCTCCCGGTGTCTACGAGCCCACCTTTGTCAAAAGCCTGCTGGTGGTGCCCGTGCACCGGGAAGAGCCCACGGCGGCCATAGGCGCGTATTGGGCAAGACGGCACAGGCCATCGCGGCGCGAGCTGAGCGTGCTGCAGGCCCTGGCCGACGCGACATCAGTGGCCATGGAGAACGTGCGCCTATACGCCGAACTGCAGGAGCGCATCGCCGAACTGGAGAGCCAGAAAGCCCTGGCCGTGGCCGCAACCAGAGCCAAGAGCGAATTCCTGGCTAATATGAGTCATGAAATCCGCACACCGCTCAACGCCATTCTCGGCATGGCCGAACTCGCGGAGCGGCGCTGCCCCCAGCATGTCAAAGAGCACTTCAAGCTCATTCGCCAGTCGGGCCGAGCCCTGCTGGATATCATCAATGACATTCTGGACCTGTCCAGAATCGAGGCCGGCAGGTTTGCACCCCAGCGCAAACCTTTTCAGCCGCGCGAAGCCCTGGACTCGGTGCTCGGTCCCATGTCCATGATTGCCGAGGAAAAAGGCCTCGCGCTGAACCTCGCCGTTTCCCCAACCGTCCCGGTCTGGCTGGTAGGCGATGAGGGCCGATTACGGCAGGTGCTGACGAATCTCCTGGGCAATGCCCTCAAGTTCACCGAGCGCGGCCGCATCGAACTGCATGTAGCCAGGGAACCGAGCGACCTACAGCATCCCGAAGCCGTGCGGCTGCACTTCAGCGTGCGCGACACGGGCATCGGCATTCCAGCCGAGCGACAGCAGGCCATTTTCCAGAGCTTCTCCCAGGCCGAGGCTTCGGCTCATGCCAAGTACGGCGGCACAGGCCTTGGCCTGACCATCTCCAAGGAACTCGTGGAGCGCATGGGCGGGCGCATATGGGTCGACAGTGAGCCGGGCCTGGGCTCCACATTTCATTTCACCGCCGAATTCGACCGCATGGAGCGGCAGTTGGAGAGGCCCATGGCTACCAACGGCAGGACGGCCACATCGACCAAGCCGCTCAACATACTTCTTGCCGAGGACAATCCCATCAATCAGTTCGTGCTTACGGAAATGCTCAAGGTCCGGGGCCACGCTGTCACCGTGGCGGCTACAGGCCGCGAAGCACTGGATCGCCTGGCCGAGCGGCCCTTCGAGGTAGTGCTCATGGACGCGCAGATGCCCGAGATGGACGGGGTCGAGGCCACCCGACGCATCCGTGAAGGCCAGGTTCCGGGCGCTCCGGCCAACATTCCCATCATCGCCCTGACCGCCTACGCCCTAAGCGGGGACCGCGAGCGGTTTTTGAATGCCGGAATGGACGACTACATCCCAAAACCCGTGGACATGGACGATCTTGACGCGAAACTCAATGCCATTCCCCGCAGATGA
- a CDS encoding rod shape-determining protein: MRNVLQRMRCVMDKDIGIDLGTKNISVYVKGRGLVFHEPTVVAIKRGNGKVLALGGAAKRMLGRSSRDVQVVNPMREGVIADLSATEAIFRHMFEQVLGYGSYRRSKVMICAPIGSTHLERRALRNAVQSVGARSMDMLDEPMAAALGAKLPVAEPVASMIVDIGGGITEAAIISLGGIVNHTSMRCGGEKMDEAIQSHVRRRHNMLISRGEAEEAKIHAGKAHPDLEDMVVTVRGRNLATGLPDAVKVTSAEIHEAIREQVSAIERIAHEALERCPAELAGDLMTSGINLTGGGSLLRGMDDYLREKLGIPVRVMDDPLRSIVRGLGYVLESPREA; the protein is encoded by the coding sequence ATGCGTAATGTGCTGCAGCGGATGCGCTGTGTAATGGATAAGGATATCGGCATTGATCTCGGCACCAAGAACATCTCGGTCTATGTGAAGGGGCGAGGCCTCGTATTCCATGAGCCCACGGTAGTGGCCATAAAGCGCGGGAACGGCAAGGTGCTGGCCTTGGGGGGAGCGGCAAAGCGCATGCTGGGCCGCTCATCGCGGGATGTGCAGGTGGTCAACCCCATGCGTGAAGGGGTCATCGCTGACCTTTCGGCCACCGAGGCCATCTTTCGCCACATGTTCGAACAGGTGCTGGGCTATGGGTCCTACAGACGCTCCAAGGTTATGATCTGCGCGCCCATCGGCTCAACGCACCTGGAGCGGCGAGCCCTGCGCAACGCTGTGCAGTCCGTGGGCGCGCGCAGCATGGACATGCTCGACGAGCCAATGGCCGCTGCTCTGGGGGCCAAGCTGCCTGTGGCCGAGCCCGTGGCCAGCATGATCGTGGATATTGGCGGGGGCATCACCGAGGCTGCCATTATCTCGCTGGGCGGAATCGTGAACCACACGTCGATGCGCTGCGGCGGCGAGAAAATGGATGAAGCCATCCAAAGCCACGTCCGGCGCAGGCACAACATGCTTATCAGTCGGGGCGAGGCCGAGGAGGCCAAGATACACGCGGGCAAGGCGCATCCGGACCTGGAAGATATGGTCGTAACCGTGCGTGGCCGCAATCTGGCCACGGGCCTGCCGGATGCCGTGAAAGTGACTTCGGCTGAAATCCACGAGGCAATCCGCGAGCAGGTGAGCGCCATCGAGCGCATCGCGCATGAGGCTCTCGAGCGTTGCCCGGCCGAGTTGGCCGGCGATCTCATGACGAGCGGCATCAATCTAACAGGAGGCGGCAGCCTGCTGCGCGGCATGGACGATTATTTGCGGGAAAAGTTGGGGATCCCGGTTCGCGTCATGGACGATCCGCTCCGGAGCATCGTGCGTGGGTTGGGCTATGTCCTGGAGTCGCCCAGAGAGGCCTAG
- a CDS encoding FAD-dependent oxidoreductase — MILSSMLVLFGLGLVSALVLAVASRLLFVKEDPRIAQVEGALPGANCGGCGYPGCAGAAAAVVSGQADAGVCVVGGMETAQKVAAIMGLSVVEREPQLAVPDCTGGPRAEEAFSYEGVDDCRAAAMLYGGSKRCPEGCLGLGSCVKVCPFDAIHMGPDNLPHVNPAECRACGKCVAVCPRGVISVLGLTTRLLHLNQTNDCLPPCRQKCPGQINIPRYVEQVRQGDYEGAVATIRERNPLLLVCGRVCPRPCETVCRRGNVDEPVGINMLKRFVADHEMHSGTRFPVPVAKDTGRKVAVIGGGPAGLSCAFFLRRLGHSPTILEAMPELGGQLRYGIPEYRLPKAVLDWEIQGILDMGVEARTGDRFGKDFSIDSLKTEGFEAFFLGIGAWEHSTMRVDNEDAPGVMGGTEFLTTHALGRTPEVGKRVVVVGGGNTAMDAARTCIRLGAEVTLVYRRSRKEMPANAEEVDAAEEEGVKYLFLAAPTRVVLDGNGRAKGLEWQRMELGEPDASGRRRPVPVPGSETVIEADFIVAAIGQKPDISCLYEDGKACPLETTKWKTIVANPDTLQTAVESVFTGGDVFTGPDLVITAVGAGRKAARSIHYLLTEGRIPVSEKTQREMIPWTLFKEVPGVEVKARARMPHLCEGDERTCTFSEVEGAIPEQDALKEAARCLQCGLLCYNRDIDANPEVPLDQVH; from the coding sequence ATGATTCTATCCTCGATGCTTGTACTTTTCGGCCTGGGCCTGGTGTCGGCCCTGGTGCTCGCCGTGGCCTCCAGGCTGCTGTTCGTGAAAGAGGACCCGCGCATCGCGCAGGTGGAGGGCGCATTGCCCGGCGCGAACTGCGGGGGCTGCGGCTATCCGGGCTGCGCCGGCGCGGCCGCGGCGGTGGTCTCTGGCCAGGCCGACGCCGGGGTATGCGTGGTGGGCGGCATGGAAACGGCCCAGAAGGTCGCGGCCATCATGGGTCTGTCCGTGGTTGAGCGCGAGCCGCAACTTGCCGTGCCCGATTGCACGGGCGGACCGCGCGCCGAGGAAGCCTTCAGCTATGAGGGAGTGGACGACTGCCGCGCCGCGGCCATGCTCTACGGCGGCTCCAAACGCTGCCCCGAAGGCTGTCTCGGTCTGGGCTCCTGCGTGAAGGTCTGTCCTTTCGACGCCATCCACATGGGACCGGACAACCTGCCGCACGTAAACCCCGCCGAATGCCGGGCCTGCGGCAAATGCGTGGCCGTATGTCCGCGCGGGGTCATCAGCGTGCTCGGGCTGACCACCAGGCTCCTGCACTTGAATCAGACCAACGACTGTCTGCCGCCCTGCCGCCAGAAGTGCCCTGGCCAGATCAACATTCCGCGCTACGTCGAGCAGGTGCGCCAGGGCGACTACGAGGGAGCCGTGGCGACCATCCGCGAACGCAACCCGTTGTTGCTGGTCTGCGGCCGCGTCTGCCCCAGGCCCTGCGAAACCGTTTGTCGCAGGGGCAATGTGGATGAGCCCGTGGGCATCAACATGCTCAAACGTTTCGTGGCCGACCACGAAATGCATTCCGGCACGCGCTTTCCGGTGCCCGTGGCCAAGGATACGGGCCGCAAGGTGGCCGTGATCGGCGGCGGGCCGGCGGGCCTGTCCTGCGCCTTCTTCCTTCGCCGATTGGGCCATAGCCCGACCATCCTGGAGGCCATGCCCGAGTTGGGCGGACAATTGCGCTACGGCATTCCCGAGTACCGCTTGCCTAAGGCCGTCCTCGACTGGGAGATCCAGGGCATCCTGGACATGGGCGTGGAGGCGCGCACGGGCGACAGGTTCGGCAAGGACTTCAGCATCGACAGCCTTAAGACCGAGGGCTTCGAGGCCTTCTTCCTGGGCATCGGCGCTTGGGAGCACTCGACCATGCGCGTGGATAACGAGGACGCGCCCGGTGTCATGGGCGGCACCGAGTTCCTCACGACCCACGCGCTGGGCCGCACGCCGGAGGTCGGCAAGCGGGTCGTGGTCGTTGGCGGCGGCAACACGGCCATGGACGCCGCGCGCACGTGCATCCGCCTGGGCGCGGAGGTGACCCTGGTCTACCGTCGCTCGCGCAAGGAAATGCCGGCCAACGCGGAGGAAGTCGACGCAGCCGAGGAAGAGGGCGTCAAGTACCTGTTCCTGGCAGCGCCCACGCGCGTGGTGCTGGACGGGAACGGCCGGGCCAAGGGCCTTGAGTGGCAGCGCATGGAGCTGGGCGAGCCCGATGCCTCGGGCCGGCGCAGACCCGTGCCCGTGCCGGGCTCGGAAACGGTCATAGAGGCCGATTTCATCGTCGCGGCCATCGGCCAGAAGCCGGATATCTCCTGTCTCTACGAGGATGGGAAGGCGTGCCCCCTGGAAACCACCAAGTGGAAGACCATCGTGGCCAATCCCGACACGCTGCAGACCGCCGTAGAAAGCGTGTTCACGGGCGGCGACGTGTTCACCGGCCCGGATCTGGTCATCACCGCCGTGGGCGCCGGCCGCAAGGCCGCACGCTCCATACACTACCTGCTGACCGAGGGGCGCATCCCGGTGTCCGAGAAGACTCAGCGCGAGATGATTCCCTGGACGCTCTTCAAGGAGGTGCCGGGCGTGGAGGTCAAGGCAAGAGCTAGGATGCCGCACCTGTGCGAGGGCGACGAGCGCACGTGCACCTTCTCCGAGGTCGAAGGCGCCATCCCGGAGCAGGACGCCCTCAAGGAAGCCGCGCGCTGCCTGCAGTGCGGCCTGCTATGCTACAACCGCGACATTGACGCCAACCCGGAAGTGCCCCTGGACCAAGTGCATTGA
- a CDS encoding electron transport complex protein RnfA → MQEYFLLFVAAVFVNNIVLAQYLGNCPFIGTSKESGVALGMGAAVVFVSVMAAAITWLVQKYLLEPFGIGYLQTLTFILVIAALVQFVEMFLKKAMPPLYKALGIFLPLITTNCAVLGIALITQRAEYSFIKTVAFALFSGAGFMLALVLLAGIRERLAVKRVPRSLRGTPIGLAMAGLMSLAFFAFKGMIG, encoded by the coding sequence ATGCAGGAATACTTCCTTCTTTTCGTGGCCGCGGTTTTCGTCAACAATATCGTGCTGGCCCAATATCTGGGCAACTGCCCGTTCATCGGCACCTCCAAGGAGAGCGGGGTGGCGCTCGGCATGGGCGCGGCCGTGGTCTTCGTCTCGGTCATGGCCGCGGCGATCACCTGGCTGGTGCAAAAATACCTGCTGGAGCCCTTCGGCATAGGCTACCTGCAGACCTTGACCTTCATCCTGGTCATCGCGGCCCTGGTGCAGTTCGTGGAGATGTTTCTCAAGAAGGCCATGCCACCCCTGTATAAAGCCCTCGGCATCTTCCTGCCGCTGATCACCACCAACTGCGCCGTGCTGGGCATCGCGCTCATCACCCAGCGCGCCGAGTATTCGTTCATCAAGACCGTAGCCTTCGCGCTGTTTTCGGGGGCTGGGTTCATGCTGGCGCTGGTGCTCCTGGCCGGCATCCGCGAACGTCTGGCGGTCAAGCGCGTGCCCCGCTCCCTGCGCGGCACGCCCATTGGTTTGGCCATGGCCGGGCTCATGTCCCTGGCCTTTTTCGCCTTCAAGGGCATGATAGGGTAG
- the rsxE gene encoding electron transport complex subunit RsxE — protein MNALWKEFSKGLWKELPPFKLVLGLCPTLAVTKTAGNGLGMGLAVIFVLALSNLLVSLVRNIIPPKVRIACFIVIAATLVVAVELLMQAYAYPLYLQLGIFVPLIVVNCIILGRAEAFASRNGPLLSVADGLGLGLGFAMSLTFLGGLRELLGYGTLFGQQIAWSSFKPFGFMVEAPGAFVCLGLLLGAMNYATNWRRRRQGLAEIENLSCGSCRACSAAGIRGGK, from the coding sequence ATGAACGCGCTGTGGAAGGAATTCTCCAAGGGTCTGTGGAAGGAGCTGCCGCCATTCAAACTCGTGCTCGGCCTGTGTCCGACCCTGGCCGTGACCAAGACGGCCGGCAATGGCCTGGGCATGGGCTTGGCGGTCATCTTCGTACTGGCCTTGTCCAACCTCCTGGTCTCCCTGGTGCGCAATATCATCCCGCCCAAGGTGCGCATCGCCTGCTTCATCGTCATCGCCGCGACCCTGGTCGTAGCCGTGGAGCTGCTCATGCAGGCTTATGCCTATCCGCTCTACCTGCAACTGGGCATCTTCGTGCCGCTCATCGTGGTCAACTGCATCATCCTGGGCCGCGCCGAGGCCTTCGCCTCTCGCAACGGGCCGCTGCTGTCCGTGGCCGACGGCCTGGGCCTGGGCCTGGGCTTCGCCATGTCCCTGACGTTCCTGGGCGGGCTGCGCGAGCTGCTTGGCTACGGCACACTTTTCGGCCAGCAGATCGCTTGGTCGAGCTTCAAACCCTTCGGTTTCATGGTCGAGGCGCCCGGGGCCTTCGTCTGCCTGGGACTGCTCCTGGGAGCCATGAACTACGCGACCAATTGGCGCCGCAGGCGGCAGGGCTTGGCCGAGATTGAGAACCTGAGCTGCGGCTCGTGCCGGGCCTGCTCGGCGGCGGGCATCCGCGGCGGCAAGTAG